The genomic window AGATGTGGGAACTATTTATGTAAAAGTTACAGCAACAGATAATGGAACAGGAAATTTAAATGTTTCAGATATATTTACAATAACAACAAATAGTGGCCCAACAGTAAGTGCAGTAACAGATACATACACAGATACAAGTGTAAATGATACATTTACAAATAAAACTGGAACTATAGGTGCAACAGCATCAAGTGGAACAATCACAGGATATGGAATAAGTACAGGAACAACTGGTGGAAGTGATACTATAGGTTCTGTAACTTATGATGTATCAAAAGTAGGGACTTATGGAATATTGTATGTAAAAAGTTCTACAGGTGATTATGTATATGTACCAACAAGTGATAGTGTAATAAATGCAACATCTACAACTGTAACAGATGTATTTACAATCCAAGCTACTGATGGTTCAGGTACAACTGATAATAGTTTAACAATCACAATAAATGGGGTAAATGATACGCCTACTGTAGTAAATATGATTGAAAATCAAACTGTAACACAAAATAGTATATATAATTTTCAATTTTCATCAAATATATTTTCAGATGCTGACTCAGGAGATATACAAACTTATACAGCTCAATTAGTTGATAGTAATGGGAATTTAATTAATGGAGGAACATTACCTGCGTGGTTAACTTTTACATCGGGAACGAGAACTTTTAGTGGAATACCAACTAATGATGATATAGGAATTCTAAATGTAAAAGTTACTGCAATAGATGGTTCAAATGAAATTGTAAGTAATACTTTTTCTTTAACTGTAGTTAATGTAAATGATGCTCCAACGGGAAATGTGATAATAAGTGGAACACTAAAACAAGGTGAAACATTAACAGCTTCAAATACAATAGCTGATGTGGATGGATTAGGAACAATAAGCTACCAATGGTATGCAGATGGTCTTCTAATTAATGGTGCTACTAATTCAACATATGTATTAACTCAAAATGAAGTAGATAAAGTAATAACTGTAAAAGCTAACTATACAGATGCACAAAGTACAAATGAAATAGTAACAAGTAGTGCAACAACTTCAATAGTAAATGTAAATGATGCACCAACAGTATCCTCAGAAAATATAGATGTAACAGTTCCTTTTGGAAATGATTATATAAAAAATATATCTACATTATTTAATGATATAGATAATTCAGATACTTTCACTTTTGAAGCTATAAATTTACCATCAGGATTATCAATAGATCCTATTACAGGGATAATTTCAGGTAAACCAACACTATCAGGTAATTTTATTATTATAATAAAAGGAACAGACTCAGGAACTCCGGCTTTAAGTGTTAGTAGAACATATAATATGTTAGTTTTAGCTCCTGCTCAAATTATAGTAGATGCACCTACAACAAATACAGCTACAGAAAATAATACAATTCCAACTGAAAGTAATACAAATTTATCTTTAAATATTTTTACAGATACTACAAATTTGGGAGTATTAAATAATAGTAAAAATGAAGGTAATATTGATAATCCAGGAGAAGGTTTCATAAGTAGTAGTAATCCTCAAGATAATCCATCTCAAAATACAACAGAAATTCCAACTCAGACTAATATCCAAACTGATAATGGAAAAGGAATAATACAATCAAATGTGGATTTAAATGTATCTACAAATGGACAAATATCATTTAATCAAGGTAATCAAGACTCTTTTTCTATTGTTGGAATAACTATAGAAGATATTAAAGTTGAAAATGGTAATTTGGAAATTAAAGTAGTAGATACAAATCTTTCTCAAAATTTTATTGTTACTCAATCTGATGGAACATCACTACCAACTGGATTATCTTTTGATCCAAAAACAGGAAGTATTTCAGGTACAATTCCTGAAAATTTAGAGAAACTAGAAATAAGTATTAAATCTGTAAATACGGATGGAACAACAAAAATTCTAAATTTAAAATTAGATTTAAAACAATTAAAACAAAAAACTCAAGCTGAAGCAGAAAGTTTTATAGGATTGAAAGAACAAATAGCTTTAGAAAATCAAAAAAATGATGGCTATGGTTCTTATCTTACAAAACTATTTGCATAAAGGGAAATATAAAATTTGGAATCAAATATATCAAAACTTCTACAGTTAGAACATAACTGTAGAAATTGTGAAAGTCTAAAAGAGCTCTATTTTCAAATAGTGAATGAAACAAGAGGCCTTGTGAATTATTCACAAGGGATTTTATTAACTACAGATTTAAGAGAAAAATATAAAGTTGTGGCAATTTCAGATATTTCAGTTGTTGATTCAACTTCACCTTATATTCAATGGCTTGAAGATGTTGTAGATGATTTAAATAAAAATGAGAAATCAAAAGATATTTTCATAGTCGATATAAAAAAAGATTTAAATGAGGTGAATTTTAAATCTCTTTCTGACTTTGCACCATCAAATATAGTTTATATTCCTTTGAAAAATTTAAAAGAAAATATAGAAACTAATTATATTTTTGTTCTATTTAAAGAAGAAAACTGGATAGAAAATGATATTTTAATATTAAAACATCTATCTTTTTCCTTATCATATTTTTTATTTGCTATGAGAAGTTGTGGGATTCTTCAATCTTTAAAAAAAATCTCATTAAAAAATAAATACTTTAAAATTGTAGTTATTATTTTATTTGCTTTGATGTTTTTACCTGTTAGATTGTCAGTTCTAGCTCCACTTGAAGTTGAAGCAAAAAATCCTTATGTTGTTTCTTCACCTCTAAATGCTGTTATTGAAGAGGTAAAAGTTTTTCCAAATGATAAAATCACAAAAGAGCAACTTCTAGTAAAGTTTGATGATGTTGATTTTAATAATAATTACTTAGTTGCTAAGAGAACTTTAGATGTTGCAAATGCAGAACTTTTTAGTACAAAACAAAGTAGTTTTTTTGATCCAAAACAAAAAAGTCAAATCTCACAACTTGAGAATCAAGTAAAACTAAAAGAGGCTGAACTCTCATATGCGAAAGAACAACTTGATAAAACAAAAATTTATGCAAAAGAAGAGGGTGTTGCAATTATTAATAATCCAAATGATTGGAAAGGGAAACCCGTATCAACAGGAGAGAGAATTTTTTTAATAGCAAAACCAGAAAATATAGAATTAAAAATTATGCTTCCAGTTAGTGATGCAATATTTTTAGAAGAAAATGCAATAGTAAAAGCCTTTTTTGATAATGATCCAACAAACTCATGGAATGCGAAAATAAAATATATTTCATATAAACCAGAACTTACAGAGCAAAATATTTTAAGTTATAAAATAACTGCAAATTTTGATGATATGCGAGAAAATGGCTATCTTCCTTCTATTGGTTTGAGAGGAACTGCGAAAATATATTCAAAAAAAGTAACTTTATTTTTTTATATATTTAGAAAACCAATAACTTCTGTTAGACAATGGATAGGTTGGTAATGCTTAAGGATCAACAAGAAATACTTTTACCAAAAATTAGAAATGATTTAAAATTAATAGAAACTTCAGTTGATGAAGATGGATCAAAAAGATGGCTTTTATTTGATTCAATACAAAATAAATATTTTAATATTGGACTTGATGCTTTTGAATTAATTTCAAATTGGCAAAGTGACATAGAAATTGAAGAATTCTTAAAAGTATTAGAAGCAAAAGATTATGATATTGATAAAGAGTCTTTGCAAACTTTTGTAGATTTCTTAATAAATAATAATTTGATTTTATGTGAAGATTCAAAATATACAGCAAGAATGATTAATATTCAAAAACAATCAAAACAAAATATCTTTAAATGGTTAATTCATAATTATTTATTTATTAGAATTCCTTTATTAAAACCTGATAAATGGTTAGACAAAAATAAAAATAGAATTGATCTTTTGTATTCAAAACTTTGGCAAAATATAGTTCTACTTTTAGGTTTTATAGGAGTTGTTTTTGTATTAAGAGATTGGGAAAATTTTATTTCTACTTTTATGTATTTATTTTCAAAAGAGGGATTTTTTTATTACTTTTTATCTTTAGTTTTTGTAAAAAGTTTTCATGAATTAGGTCATGCCTTCACTGCAAAAAGATTGGGTTGTAAAATTCCAACTATGGGTGTTGCCTTTTTAGTTTTATTTCCTGTTTTATATACAGATACTACAGATGCATGGAAGTTAAAATCAAAATATCAAAGATTGAAAATTGTAGTTGCAGGAATGAAAGTTGAACTTTATCTTGGTTTAATCGCAACTTTTTTATGGTCTTTTGCTCCTGATGGGATTTTTAAAAGTATTTTATTTATTATTGCAACTACAAGTTGGATTAGTTCATTACTTATAAATATTAGCCCATTCTTGCGATTTGATGGATATTATGCACTTTCAGATTTAACAGATAGTA from Arcobacter venerupis includes these protein-coding regions:
- a CDS encoding efflux RND transporter periplasmic adaptor subunit, which produces MESNISKLLQLEHNCRNCESLKELYFQIVNETRGLVNYSQGILLTTDLREKYKVVAISDISVVDSTSPYIQWLEDVVDDLNKNEKSKDIFIVDIKKDLNEVNFKSLSDFAPSNIVYIPLKNLKENIETNYIFVLFKEENWIENDILILKHLSFSLSYFLFAMRSCGILQSLKKISLKNKYFKIVVIILFALMFLPVRLSVLAPLEVEAKNPYVVSSPLNAVIEEVKVFPNDKITKEQLLVKFDDVDFNNNYLVAKRTLDVANAELFSTKQSSFFDPKQKSQISQLENQVKLKEAELSYAKEQLDKTKIYAKEEGVAIINNPNDWKGKPVSTGERIFLIAKPENIELKIMLPVSDAIFLEENAIVKAFFDNDPTNSWNAKIKYISYKPELTEQNILSYKITANFDDMRENGYLPSIGLRGTAKIYSKKVTLFFYIFRKPITSVRQWIGW